The sequence TGGTATTCAAATCCTTCACCCTGCTGATTTCCAAACCAGTTCATGAAGAATCCATTTTTCAGGTGATTCATATAGGCACATACAGCCATGGATGTCCCTATAGCCAATGCACATATTCTTGTCAGAAAACCAAGGACAAGACCTATTGAACCAAGAAATTCTGTAATCATGAGTAAAAGAGTGAGCCATACTGGAAAGTTAAACTGTGTACCGAAAAATTCAATGGTCTTA is a genomic window of Thermodesulfovibrionales bacterium containing:
- a CDS encoding DoxX family protein encodes the protein MNLLLKTDNNLSSLFLRLSLGIVVFPHGAQKVLGWYGGQGFYKTIEFFGTQFNFPVWLTLLLMITEFLGSIGLVLGFLTRICALAIGTSMAVCAYMNHLKNGFFMNWFGNQQGEGFEYHILVVGIALALLIKGGGFLSIDRAMSGEK